A stretch of Nitrospirota bacterium DNA encodes these proteins:
- a CDS encoding DUF362 domain-containing protein: protein MKRSEKSITRRDFIRGTTYATLATAMGLNFDKPNDSEAKGRVEPVKRTKVVLIRDADAMDKRGRINAKVIQHMLDRAVTTLLGKESPVEAWRLLVSPSDIVGIKSNVWGPLPTPKEVEQAIKMRIMNAGVTENNIGIDDRGVLRNHIFLNATALINVRPFRTHHWAGVGGCIKNYIMFVSYPPFYHGDSCANLGAIWKLPIVRNKTRLNILVLLKPLFHGIGPHHFDPRYTWEYKGILVGTDPVALDTVGLRLFQAKRLAYFGEYTPLSPPAKHIAIADTKHKIGTSDLKQIELVKLGWMEEILI, encoded by the coding sequence ATGAAAAGATCTGAGAAATCTATTACACGTCGTGACTTCATTCGCGGAACTACCTACGCTACACTGGCAACAGCAATGGGCTTAAATTTCGATAAGCCCAATGACAGTGAAGCTAAGGGTAGAGTCGAGCCAGTTAAAAGGACAAAGGTGGTTCTTATCCGGGATGCGGATGCAATGGATAAGAGGGGACGTATCAATGCTAAGGTGATTCAACATATGCTGGATAGGGCTGTAACTACATTGCTCGGGAAGGAAAGCCCTGTCGAGGCATGGAGACTTCTGGTGTCGCCCTCTGATATAGTTGGCATCAAAAGCAATGTATGGGGTCCACTTCCAACTCCTAAAGAGGTAGAACAGGCAATCAAAATGCGTATCATGAATGCAGGTGTGACAGAAAATAATATTGGCATTGATGACCGTGGGGTCTTAAGAAATCATATTTTTCTAAATGCAACCGCCCTTATTAATGTCCGTCCCTTCAGGACCCATCATTGGGCAGGTGTTGGTGGATGTATAAAGAATTACATTATGTTTGTTTCCTACCCACCATTCTATCATGGTGACTCCTGTGCGAACTTAGGTGCTATATGGAAATTGCCAATCGTAAGAAACAAGACAAGGCTGAATATTCTTGTTCTGTTGAAGCCACTCTTCCATGGAATTGGTCCACACCATTTTGACCCCAGATATACATGGGAGTATAAAGGCATTTTAGTAGGGACAGACCCAGTTGCATTAGATACGGTTGGCTTGCGTCTTTTTCAAGCCAAACGCCTCGCCTACTTTGGTGAATACACGCCTCTAAGTCCACCTGCCAAACATATTGCTATTGCCGATACAAAACACAAAATCGGCACAAGCGACCTAAAACAGATTGAACTCGTGAAACTGGGCTGGATGGAAGAAATATTGATATAA
- a CDS encoding DUF6599 family protein, which produces MEKVSPVKQRRKFIKTLSLSVLLFYTSSAEAEKITARIIEYGRYKIEVTEGVTAPAKDRKTINVIKSIRLIEQTDRIPCKIGEYFGFFYALNNLPVGKRILLRFIILHPPMISPDRGMITSREYTIPFKADSKKAVSYRGTKLRYDWQLVPGKWTFQIYYKDKKLLEKNFHVEKFKAEVTTLVASAVREGGKTVRMSKLIPYEIYGWRAQNEGVIYNRETIFDYMNGAGEIYLAYNFQELLVRRFVKVGQPDIIVELFNMGITEDAFGVFTYGQGRDDRERGIGQGSEYSGGLLCFWKGNFFVCILTKRETPSAKKAVLDLGMAIANTITVTGSRPKIVGYLLEEGLIEKSLRYFHRHTSLNYHYYITDQNILNLNEHTEAVLARYQQAEGRSYLLLIRYPSRQQAERALKSFLNAYMPEAKQTGVAQMENGKWTSAKVEKEFVIIVFDTLTKAQAEDRISEVRNKLMGKHP; this is translated from the coding sequence ATGGAAAAAGTTTCTCCAGTCAAGCAAAGAAGAAAATTTATAAAGACGTTATCATTGAGCGTCCTTTTGTTCTACACCTCTTCGGCAGAGGCTGAAAAGATTACTGCAAGGATAATAGAATATGGTAGATATAAGATTGAGGTCACAGAAGGAGTTACAGCACCAGCTAAGGATAGAAAGACAATAAATGTTATAAAGAGTATTAGACTGATAGAACAAACAGATAGAATCCCATGCAAGATTGGGGAATATTTTGGATTTTTCTATGCACTAAATAATCTTCCAGTAGGCAAGAGGATTCTATTAAGATTTATAATATTACATCCTCCTATGATAAGCCCGGACAGAGGAATGATCACCAGCAGGGAATATACGATTCCCTTTAAGGCAGACAGTAAAAAGGCAGTATCATATAGAGGAACCAAACTCAGATATGACTGGCAGCTCGTTCCAGGAAAATGGACATTTCAGATATATTATAAGGATAAAAAGTTATTAGAGAAGAACTTTCATGTAGAAAAGTTCAAGGCTGAAGTTACTACTTTGGTGGCATCAGCAGTAAGAGAAGGTGGGAAGACAGTGCGTATGAGTAAGTTGATACCCTATGAGATATATGGATGGAGGGCACAGAATGAAGGTGTAATTTATAACAGAGAGACCATCTTTGATTACATGAATGGGGCAGGTGAAATCTATCTTGCATATAATTTTCAGGAGTTGTTGGTGCGCCGTTTTGTAAAAGTAGGTCAACCTGACATTATCGTTGAATTGTTCAATATGGGTATCACAGAGGATGCCTTCGGTGTCTTCACCTATGGGCAGGGTCGCGATGATAGAGAAAGAGGTATAGGACAGGGTTCGGAATACAGTGGTGGATTGTTGTGTTTCTGGAAAGGTAATTTCTTTGTTTGCATCCTGACAAAACGAGAGACCCCATCAGCAAAAAAGGCAGTGCTGGATCTGGGCATGGCAATCGCAAATACAATTACAGTAACAGGTTCAAGACCAAAGATTGTCGGGTATCTCTTAGAAGAAGGTCTGATAGAGAAAAGTCTTCGTTACTTCCACAGGCATACTTCCCTGAACTATCATTATTATATTACAGACCAGAACATTCTTAATCTTAATGAACATACAGAGGCCGTGCTTGCCAGATACCAGCAAGCCGAAGGCAGAAGTTATCTCCTTTTAATTAGATACCCGAGCCGACAACAGGCAGAGAGAGCACTTAAAAGTTTCTTAAATGCTTACATGCCAGAGGCAAAGCAAACAGGGGTGGCGCAGATGGAGAATGGCAAATGGACCTCAGCAAAAGTAGAGAAAGAGTTTGTAATTATTGTCTTCGATACTCTTACCAAAGCTCAGGCAGAAGATAGGATATCAGAAGTTAGAAATAAACTAATGGGCAAACACCCATGA
- a CDS encoding demethoxyubiquinone hydroxylase family protein — protein MSSARLKDIRKGLLTLHTLELMAINIYKFQITKKVCELNRQLIAAMCNEMTHLQDFQVKLFEYGWKPNKLRWMYWVIGFTFGFFLRLIGKKAILKTGIWVETKAVNHYAELLRTIDWDEDTRKVIEKNQSDEYGPVNRWKKFLQSSKEENL, from the coding sequence ATGTCTTCAGCAAGATTAAAAGACATCAGAAAGGGGTTACTCACTTTGCATACTCTGGAACTAATGGCAATCAACATCTATAAGTTTCAGATTACTAAAAAGGTGTGTGAACTCAATCGGCAGTTAATCGCTGCTATGTGCAATGAGATGACACATCTCCAGGATTTTCAGGTCAAACTTTTTGAATACGGTTGGAAACCGAATAAACTCAGATGGATGTATTGGGTTATCGGTTTTACATTTGGTTTCTTTTTGCGACTTATAGGGAAAAAGGCAATTCTCAAGACTGGTATCTGGGTGGAGACAAAAGCCGTCAACCACTACGCTGAACTTCTCCGGACAATAGATTGGGATGAAGATACCCGTAAGGTAATTGAAAAGAATCAATCCGATGAATATGGGCCTGTTAACCGATGGAAAAAGTTTCTCCAGTCAAGCAAAGAAGAAAATTTATAA
- a CDS encoding MarR family transcriptional regulator, with protein sequence MKVRNIKIGIATTKEILDRFIENVKIIGDGGTPKKSFGVYFENLEAMRKVLTPNRLAILKVVKEKEPSSLYELAKMLKRDTKNVSDDVALLAQSGFIKLKKTKEDRMRVIPKVDYDKIVFEIAV encoded by the coding sequence ATGAAGGTAAGAAACATAAAAATAGGGATTGCAACAACGAAGGAGATTCTTGATAGGTTTATCGAGAATGTGAAGATTATTGGGGATGGAGGAACACCTAAAAAGAGTTTTGGGGTTTACTTTGAGAATCTTGAGGCTATGAGAAAGGTATTAACTCCTAACAGGCTTGCCATTCTCAAGGTTGTTAAAGAAAAAGAACCTTCATCTCTGTATGAACTTGCAAAGATGCTTAAGAGGGATACCAAAAATGTAAGCGATGATGTTGCCCTTTTGGCTCAGAGTGGGTTTATCAAACTCAAAAAAACCAAAGAAGACAGGATGAGAGTAATCCCTAAAGTAGACTATGATAAGATCGTGTTTGAAATAGCAGTGTAG
- a CDS encoding DUF6516 family protein: MKAILIQYEKLEYTDGSILEVKLWLVPKLKDKPHGYKYSLSFIQEGIRVIGYDNAEGKGDHRHIRGKESPYKFKNIERLVRDFLNDVEKIKRGEI, translated from the coding sequence GTGAAGGCCATTCTAATCCAGTATGAAAAACTTGAGTATACAGATGGTTCTATTCTGGAGGTTAAACTCTGGCTTGTGCCAAAGTTAAAGGATAAACCTCATGGTTATAAATATTCGCTATCATTTATTCAAGAAGGCATAAGGGTAATAGGTTATGATAATGCAGAAGGCAAAGGAGATCATAGACATATAAGAGGTAAAGAGTCCCCTTATAAGTTTAAGAACATTGAACGCTTAGTGAGAGATTTTCTAAACGATGTTGAAAAAATAAAGAGAGGTGAAATATGA